The Cetobacterium ceti DNA segment AATTATTTTTTACCAATCCATTTATAAATTCCAATAAGCCATCCTTATTTGAAACAGAAACTAAAGCTCTTTTCATATCTCTCCCCCTACTATTTTTTCTATAACTTTAGGATAAATTCTATGTTCAACCCTATGAATTTCATTTTCTAATTCTTCCAAAGTCCATTTTATATTTATTTTTATTTTTTCTTGGTATATAATTTTTCCCGTATCTATTCCCTCATCTACAAAATGAATAGTTACTCCTGTTTCTTTTTCTCCCTTTTTATACACATCTTCAATGGCACTTTTCCCAGGAAAATTTGGTAAATATGATGGATGTATATTTATAATTTTATTTCTAAATTTATTTAAAAGTACTGGAGAAATTATTTTCATATATCCGCCTAAAATAATAAACTTTATTTCTTTTTTTTCTAAAATTTCTAAAATATGTTTCTCGTAAAGTTCTTTATTTTCAAATTTTTTTATATTTACATAAACTGTTTCTATTCCTAATTTTTTTCCTCTTTCAATTGCATAGGCATTTTTTCTATCTACTATAAGAATTTTTACTCTATATATTTCACTTTTATACTCAACTAAGTTTTGAAAATTACTTCCATTTCCCGATGCAAATACTGCCACATCTACCATTTTATTTCAACTCCAACTCCTTTTACTACCTCTCCTATAACACTTCCTTCTCCATTTAAAATATTTAAAACTTCCTTCACATCCTCTTTTCTCACAATTATCATAAATCCTATTCCCATATTGAAAATATTAAACATCTCGTCCCATTGTAAATTTCCATATTTTTTTAAAAATTTAAATATTTCTAAAATTTCAATATCCTTATAGTTAAATTGGGCACCTAACCCCTTAGGTAAAACCCTAGGAACATTCTCATAAAATCCTCCCCCTGTTATATGACACATTCCTCTTACTTCTATTTTTTCTAAAACTTTTTCAACTAGCTCAGTATATATTTTAGTTGGCTTTAATAATACCTCTCCTAACTCTTTATTAAATCCTTCGTAAATTTTTCTTAAATCTAAATCGTTGTCTTTTATTATTTTTCTAACTAAAGAATATCCATTTGAATGTATTCCTGAAGATTTTATTCCTATTATTATATCTCCACTTTCTATTTTTTCCCCTGTTATCATCTTACTTTTTTCTACAACACCCACTGCAAATCCAGCTAAATCATAATGATTTTCTTCATATACTCCTGGCATCTCTGCAGTTTCTCCTCCTATTAGAGCACATTTTCCTAAAATACAGCCATCACTTACCCCTCTTACTAAATCCTCTATTTTACTAGGATCATTTTTCCCTATTGCAATGTAATCTAAGAAAAATAATGGCTTAGCTCCTTGAACTAAAATATCATTTACACACATAGCTACTAAATCCTGTCCCAATGTATGATGAATATCTAGTTCAATTCCTAATTTTAATTTTGTTCCCACTCCATCTGTTCCACTTACTAAAATAGGCTCCTTATATTTCAATATAGATAAATCAAAAGCTCCCCCAAATGCTCCTAAACTATCCATAGCTCCCTTTATTTTAGTTCTTTCCACATGTTTTTTTATTCTTTTTACCCCTTCATATCCCGCTTCTAGATTAACTCCTGCTTCCATATATTTTTTACTCATTATCTCCTCCTAGTAATCCATAAACTTCTGTGGGATATTCCCCTGTAAAACATGCTAAACACAAATTTTTTCCAAAAGCTTTTTCCATTCCCTCAATAGATAAAAATTTTAAACTATCTGCCCCTATATATTCACAAAGTTCTTCTTCATTTAATCTATTACTTATTAATTCTTTTCTTGTAGATGTATCAACTCCATAAAAACATGGGCTAGTTATAGGAGCTGAACCTATTCTTACATGAACCTCCTTAGCTCCACACTCTCTTAAAATACTAACTATATATTTTGATGTAGTTCCTCTCACTATAGAGTCATCTACTAATATAACTTTTTTATCTCTTATAATAGATTCTAATCCTGAGAGTTTCATTCTAACCCCTCGTTCTCTTTCTTCTTGAGTTGGTTTTATAAAAGTTCTTCCCACATATCTATTTTTTATAAGACCCATTTCATAAGTTATTCCACTTTTATCACTGTATCCCATAGCAGATGAAAGGGAGGAATCTGGAACTCCTATTACAATATCTCCCTCAACAAAGGATTCCTGTGCTAAAATTTCTCCACTTTTTCTTCTAATACTATGAACATTTAAATTATTAATATTACTATCTGGTCTTGAAAAGTAAATATACTCCATTGCACACATTTTATTTTGAGTATCTTTTCTATATTTTTCACTTGAAATTTCCTCTTTTTTTATTTGAAGTATTTCTCCAGGCTCTAAAAATCTTAGGTACTTTCCACCCACTATATCAAAGGCTGAACTTTCAGAACTCAAAAGAAAACCTCCATTTAATTTACCTAAAGAAAGTGGACGAAGACCATTTTTATCTCTAATCCCATACATTGTATCCTCTGTTAAAATAATTATTGAAAAGGCTCCCTCTAATTTATTTAAAGCTTTTTTCACTCTTTCAATAAATATTCCCTCTTCCCTTTGAATAAGATGACCTATTATTTCACTATCAGAAGTTGAATTAAATATACTCCCTTCCAACTCCAATTCTCTTTTTAATATGTCTCCATTTATAATATTTCCATTATGACTTACTAAAAAATTCCCCCTATGGGATTTTATAAGAAAAGGTTGAGTATTTTCTATTCCACCTCCCCCTGAAGTAGAATATCTTACATGACCTATTCCCATATTTCCTTTTAATTTTTCTAAATTTTTCTTGGTAAATATCTCTGTTACTAATCCCTCTCCTCTAACTCTTTCAACTACATCTTTATTAAAAGTTCCTATTCCACATCCCTCTTGACCCCTGTGTTGAAGGCTATGAAGACCATAATATACTATTTTTGAAGCTTCCTTAATATTAAAAACTCCAAATACTCCACACTCCTCTTTTATTTTCCCATTTAAAAAATATTCTATTTCCCTTAGCATTTTTCCCCCACTAGTTCCACTCTTCTTAATACTTCTAAATATGTTTCTTCAACATTTCCTAAATCTCTTCTAAATCTATCCTTATCCATTTTATCCCCTGTTGATAAATCCCAAAGTCTACATGTATCTGGAGATATCTCATCTCCTAAAATTATTTCTCCAGAGTTATTTTTTCCAAATTCTATTTTAAAATCAATTAATTCTAAATTACACTTAGTAAAAAATTCCTTTAGTAAATTATTAATTTTTAAAGTTTCTTCATATATATAATCTAACTCATTCCTTGTAACAATTCCCAAAGCAATCCCATGAAAATCATTTATTAGCGGATCATTTAAACTGTCGCTTTTATAGCAAATTTCTATTATAGGACTATTAATAGAATATCCCTCTTCAAGTCCTAAAAGTTTACTTGCTGAACCTGCTATTTTATTTCTTACTATTACTTCTAAGGGAATTATTTCTAATTTATCACAATGATGTATTCTTTCATTTAAAGTTTCAATTAAATGGTTTTTAATTCCATTTTCTTTTAAATAACTATATAAAATACTTGTAATTTTACAGTTTACAATCCCCTTATTAACTATTGTTCCTTTTTTTACATTATTAAAAGCTGTCGCTGAATCCTTATAATAAATAATTACACTATTTTCATGCTCTCCCTTAAAAACTCTTTTAGCCTTTCCCTCATATAAAAAATCTTTTTCCAATAGTTCCATTTTTTTCTCCTTTTTTATTTTTTAAAAAATTCCACACCATTCTTAAATATATTTTGAATTTTATTTCCATAGATATTTTTTAATAATCCCTCTTCAAATCTCTCAGAATGACCCATTTTTCCAAAAATTTGTCCACATGGAGATGTTATGCCTTCTATTCCATATGAAGATCCATTTATATCTTCTCCTATATATTCCGTTACAATTTGCCCCTTATCCCAAAGCTTCTCATAAATTTCTTCATTAACTACAAATTTCCCCTCTCCATGGGACATGGGTATTATATGTTCCTCTCCTATATTAAAACCACTTAACCAAGGTGAACTATTATTTACAATTCTAGTTCTTCCCATTCTTGAAACATGTCTATTTATATCATTTTTAAATAGAGTTGGAGATATTTCATCTATTTCTCCTATTTTTCCATTGGGAAGGAGTCCCGATTTAATAAGTCCTTGAAATCCATTACATATTCCTAAAATAAGTCCCTCTTTTTCTAAAAATTTCTCCACAGATTTTTTTATACTTTCATTTTGTAAAACAACACTTATAAATTTCCCTGAACCGTCAGGTTCATCTCCTCCACTAAATCCTCCTGGAAACATTAAAATTTGACTTTCTTCTATTTTTTCCACTAATTTTTCCAGTGATTTTCTTATATTTATTTTATCTATATTATTAAAAATAAATATCTCTACCTCTCCTCCAGCATTTTCAAAGGCCTTTTTAGAATCATATTCACAATTTGTCCCAGGAAAAACAACTATTAAAACTTTGGGTTTTTCATAGGTAACTTTAGCTTTTCTTTTTTCTAAACTTCTATTTTCAACTATTTTATTTTGAGATTTTTTTATTTTTTTATTTGTATTTACATATATCCCCTCATATTTTTCCTCTAATATATTTTTTATATTTTCGTGGGTAAATTCCAACTCTCCAAAACATAAATTTTCCTTTGTTGTTTCTCCTAAAATTTCTCCTATATTTAATTTTTGTCTTGATTCAATTAAAAAACTTCCTGGTTTTAAATCTAGATAATCTTTTTTATTTTCCACTTTAAATCCTATACTATTTCCCAAAGCCATTTTGCAAAGTCCTTCAATAATTCCGCCACTTTTTATAACAAATGTTGATACTATATTTTTTCTCTTTATCTCTTCATGAATAACTTCATATATTTCTTTAATTTTTTCATAGTCAGGTAGTAAATTCTCACCTCTAGGTAAATCCACTAAATATATATAATTTCCCTCTTCTTTAAAATCACTAGAAACTATATTTTCACAATTTTCCGTTGTAACTCCAAAAGCTATTAGTGTAGGTGGAACATTTATATTTTCATAGGTCCCACTCATACTATCCTTTCCACCTATTGCAGGAACTGAAAATCCCAATTGCCCATTTAAACCACCTAAAACTGCTCCAATTACCTTTCCCCATTTCTCTTCTGAATCTCCTAATTTTTCAAAATACTCTTGGAAAGACATTCTTACTTTTTTATAATCTCCTCCTAGGGCAACTATTTTACTCAAGCTTTCAACGACAGCATATATTCCACCTAAAAATGTATTTTTCTCACTTATATAGGGATTAAATCCATAGGTTAAAATTGAAGCTGTATTTGTATAACCTTCCACAGGTAATTTTTGTACACTTCCTTCATTTTCACTCAATTGAAATTTCCCTCCATAGGGCATAAGTACTGTTCCTCTTCCCACAGTACTATCAAACATTTCCACCATTCCCCTTTGGGAACCTACATTTTCATCTCTTAAAATATTTTCTATCTCTCTTTTTGAAAGGGAATATTCTCTTTTAAATATATCCTTTGAAACATCACTTTTTATATTTCCACTACTTTGTCCTCTAACTCCATTTGTATCTAAAAAATCCCTATCTATTTCTACTATATTTTTTCCTTCATATTTAATAATTAATTTCTCTTCCTTAGTTACTTTAGCAACTAAACTTACCTCTAAATTCTCTTTTAAAGCTAACTTTTTAAACTCTTCATAATCTTTCTTATCTATAACCACTGCCATTCTCTCTTGAGATTCAGATATTGCCAATTCCACTCCATTTAATCCCTCATATTTTTTAGGAACTTTATCTAAATCAATCTCTATTCCCCTTGCTATTTCTCCTATGGCCACTGCAACTCCCCCAGCACCAAAATCATTGGATTTTTTTATAAGCTTACTTACCTTTTCATTTCTAAATAATCTTTGAATTTTTCTTTCAATAGGTGCATTTCCCCTTTGAACTTCAGAAGCAGACTCTACAAGAGAAGTTTTTTCATGCTTTTTAGATGACCCCGTAGCTCCTCCTATTCCATCTCTTCCTGTGGCTCCTCCTATTAAAAGAACTATATCCCCTTCTACTGGTGTTTCTCTTTTTATATTTTCTTTTTTTACAGCTCCCACCACTGCTCCTACTTCCATTCTTTTAGCTACATATCCCCTATGATATATCTCCCTTACAAATGTTGTTGCCATACCAATTTGATTCCCATAGGAGGAAAATCCTCTAGCAGCTCCTTTACTTATAATTCCTTGAGGAAGTTTATTTTCTAAAGTTTTTTCTATTTTTTCATTTATATCTCCAGCCCCTGTTATTCTCATTCCTTGGTATACATAAGCTCTTCCTGAAAGAGGGTCTCTAATAGCTCCTCCTATACATGTACTCGCACCACCAAAGGGCTCTATTTCCGTTGGATGATTATGAGTTTCATTTTTAAACATCAATAGCCATTTTTCTATTTTTCCATCCACATCCACATCTATTTCTACACTACAGGCATTTATCTCTTCTGATTCCTCTAAATCTTCCAATTTACCAATTGATTTTAAATACTTTCCTCCTATAGTTCCCATATCCATAAGGGTAACTGGCTTTTTATCTCTTTTTAATTTTTCTCTCAAGGTATAATAAACTTCTAACTCTTTTTCTATCTCTTTCTTTAATAACCCTTCTGTAATATTTATACTTTTAAGTTCACTCTCAAAGGTACTATGTCTACAATGGTCTGACCAATATGTATCTAAAACTCTAATTTCACACTCATTTGGTTTTCTTCCTATTTTAGAAAAATATTTTTCTATTTCTCTTAAATCTTCATCTTTTATAGAAAGTTTTTTCTCTTTTAAAACTTCTTCATAGGTTTTCATAGATTTAATAGTAAAATCTTCCCTATCTTCTAAAATATTTAAATTTTTTTCTCTACTTTCCAAAGGATTTATCAAATACTTTTTTATTTTTTCCAAATCCTTTACTTCCCCTTGAAAAATAAATAATTTTCCACTTTTTATTTTACTTTTTTCTCCCCCTTCAGAAAGTTGTAAACATTCTACTGCTGAATTTCCCCTTTGATCAAATTGACCAGGTAAAAATTCCATAGCAATATAATCATTGTTTATTTTTATATTTTCATAAAGATTATCCGTAACAATCTCTTTTAAAATTTTATTTTTTAAAATCTCTTCGTCCTTTTCATCTATTTCAAAGCAATCATAAATATTATAAATTTCTATATTTTCCAATTTATTTTCATAAAGATTTTCTTCCAATTCTTTTAAAAGATTTATCTCTTCAATTCTGAAATTTTCTTTCTTCCTTACAAAAAATCTTTTTTTCATTTATTCCTCCCAATATTTTTTTATTTCCTCTTCAATCTCCTCTAAAGAATTTCCTAAAATATTTATGTGCCCCATTTTTCTTCCATTTTTCCATGGAGTTTTTCCATATAGTTTAATTTTCCAATTTTCCTTATCTTTTAATTTTAAATATCGCTCCTTATCCTCTCCTAAAATATTTATCATTACAACTGGTGACAATAATTTAGGATTTTTTATATTTTCCCCCATAAGCCCCTTTAAAATTAAATCAAATTGAGAATAATCACAGGCATCTATGGAATAATGTATTGTGTTATGTGGTCTCGGTGCCATTTCATTAAAATATATTTCATCATTTTCATCTATAAAAAATTCTATTCCCAAAGGACCATAAAAATTTAACTCTTCAATTATTTTTCTCCCCATAGTTAAAACTTCTCTTTTTATCCCCTCTGAAACTCTTCCTGGAACTATACTTTTATATAAAATTCCATTTCTATGAAGATTTTCTCCTATGGGAAAAGTTACAATATCCCCATTAACTCCCCTTATTATCATCAATGAAACCTCTTTTTTTAAAGCTATTTTCTCTTCTAAAATAAACTCTCCATTTATTTCTAAAGTCTTCCCATCCATCTCTGTTTCTATTATTTTTTGTCCCTTTCCATCATATCCCCCTGTTAAACTTTTTAATATCCAAGGACCTTTTATCTCTTTCATCCCCTTTAAAAGTTCCTCCTTAGAAGTTATACTTTTAAATTGAGGAACTTTAATTCCTAATTCCTTCACTGCATTTTTTTCCCTTAATCTATTTTGACTAATATATAAAGGCCTATATCCTTGGGGAACATTGGCCCTATATTTTTCTAAAATTCCTATTGTATTTCTAGGAACATTTTCAAACTCATAGGTAATGACACTAGCTCTTTCTCCTAAATACTCCAAAGCAACTTCATTTTCATAATCTGTATTTAAATATATATTTGCAGAATTTTTACTACACCCATTAATGTCTGGGTCTAATACCAGTGTTTTATAATTTAATTTTTCCCCACTTTCACAGAGCATAAGGGCTAGTTGCCCTCCTCCTAAAATACCTACATATTTTTCCAACTTTCCACCCCATTATTTTCTAGTACATTCTCTTTTATTTCTTCCATATATCTTTTTAATTTTTCTCTTAAATTTAAGTTTTTAACTCCTAAAATTCTAATGGCCATAAGTCCACCATTTTTACTATTATTAATTGCCATTGTTGCCACAGGAACTCCTCCTGGCATTTGAACAATGGAAAGAAGAGAGTCTAGTCCCTCTAGACTTTTTCCCTTTACAGGAACTCCAATTACAGGAAGAGCTGTTAAACTTGCAACCATTCCAGGTAGATGAGCCGCTCCTCCCGCTCCTGCAATAACAATATCAAATCCATTTTTTTCTAAATTTTTACTAAATTCAACCATAAATTCAGGTGTCCTATGGGCAGATACTATTAAACATTCATAGTTAACATTAAACTCCCTTAGAATTTTTAAAGAATCTTCCATAATCGAAAAATCTGATTTACTTCCCATTATCACAGCAACTTTTTCCATCTCTCCTCCTAAATTTTAATAATAAAAAAACGCACACTGTCAAAGGGTACACTTTACACTTACACCTATGCCAGTCTGCGTTCTTTAATTTCATATTTTATTTTATCTATAGCAATATATACACTTAACCTTTTTTTCTTTTTTTTACATATGACTTTTCTCACCTTTTTTACCTCCCTTTATTTTTTCAATGATAAAAAAAAGGAAATCAAAATTTGATTTCCCATAAGTCATATGATTTCAAAAGGCAAAAAAACAATATAAAATCATATGCTTATAGTCCAGAGATTTACGGTCCCTAGGTAGAAACTTGCCAACCTTATTTCGGCTATTATATAAGCAATTATTTAATTCTATTTCTTTGCCTGCAATATATCATAATTTTTTTTAATATTCAAGATTTTTTTAAATAAATTGTAAAATCTCCATTAATATTGGAATTATAACTATAAAGATTACTGTACTTGAAACTAATAATGTTGTTGCATATTTTACATCTCCATGAGCTTCTGTAGCAAGAATTGGTAATACTGCTAACATTGGAACTCCAGATTGAACAATTAAAGTTCCTTTTAACATTGGCACCATATCAACACCAAATATTTTTTGAGAAACAACAACAACAACAATCATTATAATTGGTACAATTATAAATCTACCTATTAAGGCCATAACTACATCTCTTTCAAATCTAATACTTGTTAATCCTGCATCAGCAAGTCTTATTCCAACATATATTAAACTTAAAGGCACAGTCATTCCACCTAAATATTTTAAAATAGTTTCCACTGCATGAGGTACTGGAATTCCTGCAACTAAGAAAATAATACCAATTACAAGACCTATCATAGGAGCTGGAATTAATTTTTTCCAATTAAACTTATTTTCTCCATTTCCACCTTCTAATTTAGTTGGATCATCATTATTAATTAAATATACTCCAAATACCCAAGTTGAAAGTGTATTTGTAATATAACATATTAAGAAAAATGGCATACTAGCCGCACCAAAAATTGACATATTAAGTGGTAGCCCTATAGATACTACATTGGTATTTGCTATGGCATTCATAAAAATACCTCTACGTCCTGGTCTTATTTTTAAAAGTTTAACTAAAATATAACTTATTATATAAGCACAAACAACAGTAATAACAGGATATATTAAGTTATCAGATAAACTTAATAACTCCTCTCTTTTTAAATGCTTTAGAACTGATGAGAAAATTGCACATGGTAAAGCTACTTTAATAGCTATTTTTGATAATCCCTTCCCGAACTGATCATCAAACCAATCTTTTCTTTTTAAAACATACCCCAGTCCAATGATAAAGATAATAATAACAATACTACTTATAGCAGTTAAAAACATAAATGCCCTCCTAAGAAACTTTTATACAACTTTTATATATTTGTTGAATTATTTTTCTTAGAGTATATCACTTTTCCTTTTTAACCACACGTTAATATTTTGTTAAGATTTTCTTTGTTTTTATCTTTAACCACTCTCTTCCACTTTCACTAACCAAGTCCTTTAAAGTTCTATACACCTTTTTATGATAATCATTCAACCATTTTATTTCTTTTTCATTCATTATTTCTAATTCTAAAACATCTACATCCATCGGAAGTAGAGTAATATCCTTAAATTTAAAAAATTTCCCATACTCTGTAATTTTATCTACTGTTACCACCACAGTATTTTCAAGTCTTATTCCATGATAATTTTCTTTATAAATTCCAGGTTCAATAGTTACGCACATCCCCTCTTGGAATTTAACATCTCTATCTCTAAAATTAGGAGGTGTTTCATGGACATTTAATAAAAATCCTATTCCGTGCCCTGTTCCACATCTATAATCTAACCCCTCTGCCCATAAATATTGTCTAGCTAAAATATCTAAATCTGATCCTGTACAACCATCTTTAAATATAGCAGTGGATAAATTTATTACACTTTTTAAAACTAAAGTAAAATCATGTTTTTCTTCTAATGTCACTTCTCCTAAAGAATATGTTCTTGTGGTATCAGTTGTTCCTTCTAAATATTGTCCTCCACTATCATTTAATAGCAATGCTTTTTTATTTAAAAGAGATGAATTATTTTTCTTAGGGGAATAGTGCATCATAGCTGCATTTTTTCCATAGGCTACTATAGGATTAAAACTTTCTTCTATATAATTTTCTTGTAAACTTCTATAATATTTTAATTTTTCTACACAATCATATTCTGTAACTTTTTCATTTTTATTTAATTTACTTTCTAGCCAAGCATAAAATTCTACCTGGGCACAGGCATCTTTTAAATAAGCTTTCTCAATATTTTCAATTTCTACTTTATTTTTACACCCCTTCATAAGTGGAATTGGATTCTCTTTTAAAATAAGTTCTATATTTTTATTTTCTATCATTTTTTCATATAAATAATAATTTATCTCTTTTTTATCTAAAATTAATTTTAAATTTTTTAATTTTAAAATATAATTAAAAATTTCTTCATATTCAAAAACTTCTATTTGATTTTTATTTAAAATTTCTTCAACTTCTCTAGGTAATCTTTTTTTATCAGTAAAAAGTAAACTTTTATTTTTTAAAATTATTCCATAGGATGTAACCACTGGATTGTTTAAAATATCCTTAGCTCTTATATTAAATATCCAAGAAATATTATCTAGTCTTCCTAAAATAATTCCCTCTCCCCCAAAATTGTCTATTCTATCTCTTAATATTTCTATTTTTTCAAAAGGTGTTTTTCCACTATATTTTTCTTCTAAATAAAAGATCTCTTCATAATTTAATTGAGGTCTTGTTTTCCATATTTCATTTGGAAAATCTATATCTCCATTTATCTTTATATTCTTTTCTTTGAAATCGTTTTTTATATTTTCCATAGTTTCCAA contains these protein-coding regions:
- a CDS encoding aminopeptidase P family protein; this translates as MTTNEKISRIRELMVKNNIKGLIIPSGDPHMSEYFSSHWKTREFISGFTGSVGTLVITLEESGLWVDGRYYTQGAKEIENSEIKLFKGSEPDCPKVSEYLADILNEGDVVGCNGKLFSLETMENIKNDFKEKNIKINGDIDFPNEIWKTRPQLNYEEIFYLEEKYSGKTPFEKIEILRDRIDNFGGEGIILGRLDNISWIFNIRAKDILNNPVVTSYGIILKNKSLLFTDKKRLPREVEEILNKNQIEVFEYEEIFNYILKLKNLKLILDKKEINYYLYEKMIENKNIELILKENPIPLMKGCKNKVEIENIEKAYLKDACAQVEFYAWLESKLNKNEKVTEYDCVEKLKYYRSLQENYIEESFNPIVAYGKNAAMMHYSPKKNNSSLLNKKALLLNDSGGQYLEGTTDTTRTYSLGEVTLEEKHDFTLVLKSVINLSTAIFKDGCTGSDLDILARQYLWAEGLDYRCGTGHGIGFLLNVHETPPNFRDRDVKFQEGMCVTIEPGIYKENYHGIRLENTVVVTVDKITEYGKFFKFKDITLLPMDVDVLELEIMNEKEIKWLNDYHKKVYRTLKDLVSESGREWLKIKTKKILTKY